A window of the Streptomyces griseochromogenes genome harbors these coding sequences:
- a CDS encoding glycosyltransferase family 4 protein → MRIGIVCPYSWDVPGGVQFHIRDLAEYFIRLGHEVSVLAPADDDTPLPSYVVSAGRAVPVPYNGSVARLNFGFLSAARVRRWLHEGAFDVVHIHEPTSPSLGLLTCWAAQGPIVATFHTSNPRSRAMIAAYAILQAALEKISARIAVSEYARRTLVEHLGGDAVVIPNGVDVDFFAKAEPHPQWQGDTIGFIGRIDEPRKGLPVLMKALPKIFAARPHTRLLVAGRGDEEAAVEELPKELRSRVEFLGMISDEDKARFLRSVDLYIAPNTGGESFGIILVEAMSAGAPVLASDLDAFVQVLDQGAAGEVFANENADALAEAALRLLADPERRAELRERGSAHVRRFDWSTVGADILSVYETVTTGTAAVATDERSGLRARFGLARD, encoded by the coding sequence GTGAGAATCGGGATCGTCTGCCCGTACTCCTGGGACGTGCCCGGTGGCGTCCAGTTCCACATCCGTGACCTCGCCGAGTACTTCATCCGCCTCGGCCACGAGGTCTCCGTCCTCGCCCCCGCCGACGACGACACCCCGCTGCCGTCCTACGTCGTCTCGGCCGGCCGCGCGGTCCCGGTGCCCTACAACGGCTCGGTGGCCCGGCTGAACTTCGGCTTCCTGTCGGCCGCGCGGGTACGGCGCTGGCTGCACGAGGGCGCGTTCGACGTGGTCCACATCCACGAGCCCACGTCCCCGTCCCTCGGCCTGCTGACCTGCTGGGCGGCCCAGGGCCCCATCGTGGCCACCTTCCACACCTCCAACCCCCGCTCGCGCGCGATGATCGCCGCGTACGCGATCCTGCAGGCGGCCCTGGAGAAGATCAGCGCGCGGATCGCGGTCAGCGAGTACGCCCGACGCACCCTGGTCGAGCACCTGGGCGGCGACGCGGTGGTCATCCCCAACGGCGTCGACGTCGACTTCTTCGCCAAGGCCGAACCCCATCCGCAGTGGCAGGGCGACACGATCGGCTTCATCGGCCGCATCGACGAGCCCCGCAAGGGCCTGCCGGTCCTGATGAAGGCACTGCCGAAGATCTTCGCCGCCCGCCCGCACACGCGCCTGCTGGTCGCGGGACGGGGCGACGAGGAGGCGGCCGTCGAGGAACTGCCGAAGGAGCTGCGCTCCCGCGTCGAGTTCCTCGGCATGATCAGCGACGAGGACAAGGCGCGCTTCCTGCGCAGCGTCGACCTGTACATCGCGCCCAACACCGGCGGCGAGAGCTTCGGCATCATCCTCGTCGAGGCCATGTCGGCGGGCGCCCCCGTGCTCGCCTCCGACCTGGACGCCTTCGTCCAGGTCCTCGACCAGGGCGCGGCCGGCGAGGTCTTCGCCAACGAGAACGCGGACGCGCTCGCCGAGGCGGCCCTGCGCCTGCTGGCGGACCCGGAGCGCCGCGCCGAACTGCGGGAGCGGGGCAGCGCCCATGTGCGGCGCTTCGACTGGTCGACGGTCGGCGCCGACATCCTGTCCGTGTACGAGACGGTCACGACCGGTACGGCCGCGGTGGCCACGGACGAGCGGTCGGGCCTCAGGGCGCGGTTCGGGCTGGCCCGGGACTGA
- the pgsA gene encoding phosphatidylinositol phosphate synthase, which produces MGQPAATRAAAKPTVGKAMLNKYARAFFTRVLTPFAAFLIRRGVSPDTVTLIGTAGVVAGALVFYPRGEFFWGTVVITLFVFSDLVDGNMARQLGRTSRWGAFLDSTLDRVADGAIFGGFALWYAGNGDNNALCAVSIFCLASGQVVSYTKARGESIGLPVAVNGLVERAERLVISLVAAGLAGLHTFGVPGIQWLLPIALWIVAVGSLVTLIQRVVTVRRESAEAEAAARHDASQGSEAAK; this is translated from the coding sequence ATGGGCCAGCCGGCGGCCACCAGGGCCGCGGCGAAACCGACCGTCGGGAAGGCCATGCTGAACAAGTACGCGCGTGCATTTTTCACGCGTGTCCTCACACCGTTCGCCGCGTTTCTCATCCGGCGGGGGGTCAGCCCGGACACGGTCACGCTCATCGGCACGGCCGGTGTGGTCGCCGGTGCGCTGGTCTTCTACCCCCGGGGCGAGTTCTTCTGGGGCACGGTCGTGATCACGCTGTTCGTCTTCTCCGACCTGGTCGACGGCAACATGGCCCGCCAGCTGGGCCGCACCAGCCGCTGGGGCGCCTTCCTGGACTCCACCCTGGACCGGGTCGCCGACGGCGCGATCTTCGGCGGCTTCGCCCTCTGGTACGCGGGCAACGGCGACAACAACGCCCTGTGTGCCGTCTCGATCTTCTGCCTGGCCAGCGGCCAGGTGGTGTCGTACACGAAGGCGCGCGGCGAGTCGATCGGGCTTCCGGTCGCCGTCAACGGGCTCGTCGAACGTGCCGAGCGCCTGGTGATCTCGCTGGTCGCGGCCGGTCTCGCGGGCCTGCACACATTCGGTGTACCGGGCATCCAGTGGCTGCTGCCGATCGCCCTGTGGATCGTCGCCGTCGGCAGCCTCGTCACGCTGATCCAGCGGGTCGTCACCGTCCGGCGCGAGTCCGCCGAGGCCGAGGCGGCCGCTCGCCACGACGCGTCCCAGGGGAGCGAGGCGGCGAAGTGA
- a CDS encoding 3'-5' exonuclease, which yields MTTWYEGPLAAFDTETTGVDVETDRIVSAAVVVQDAPGTRPRIIRWLVNPGVPVPEAATAVHGLTDEHLQHNGRWPSPVVYEIAEQLAEHAAMGRPLVVMNAPFDLTLLDRELRRHRASSLDRWFESVPLRVLDPRVLDKHLDRYRKGRRTLTDLCAHYGVALEGAHDAAADALAALDVVRALGRRFASRLERLSAADLHTLQAAWHAAQARGLQAWFARSGSEETVSTDWPLRPELPAAA from the coding sequence ATGACGACCTGGTACGAGGGGCCGCTGGCCGCCTTCGACACGGAGACGACGGGCGTGGACGTCGAGACCGACCGGATCGTGTCGGCCGCCGTCGTCGTCCAGGACGCGCCGGGTACCCGGCCCCGGATCATCCGGTGGCTGGTGAACCCCGGCGTGCCGGTGCCGGAGGCCGCGACGGCGGTGCACGGACTGACCGACGAACATCTTCAGCACAACGGCCGCTGGCCGTCGCCGGTGGTGTACGAGATAGCCGAACAGCTGGCGGAGCACGCGGCGATGGGGCGCCCGCTGGTGGTGATGAACGCCCCGTTCGATCTGACGCTCCTGGACCGGGAGTTGCGCCGGCACCGGGCCTCCTCGCTCGACCGCTGGTTCGAGTCGGTGCCGCTGCGGGTGCTGGATCCCCGGGTGCTGGACAAGCACCTGGACCGCTACCGCAAGGGCCGGCGGACCCTGACCGATCTGTGCGCGCACTACGGCGTGGCGCTGGAGGGCGCGCATGACGCGGCCGCGGACGCGCTGGCCGCGCTGGACGTCGTACGGGCCCTGGGCCGCCGTTTCGCGTCCCGTCTGGAGCGCCTGTCCGCCGCCGATCTGCACACGCTCCAGGCCGCCTGGCATGCGGCGCAGGCCCGTGGCCTGCAGGCGTGGTTCGCGCGCAGTGGCTCGGAGGAGACGGTGAGCACGGACTGGCCGCTGCGGCCGGAGCTGCCGGCGGCGGCATGA
- a CDS encoding elongation factor G-like protein EF-G2 yields the protein MGEKTQTHPGAAGRAVAADHPASVRNVVLVGHSGSGKTTLVEALALTAGAVNRAGRVEDGGTVSDYDDIEHRQQRSVQLSLAPVEWDGIKVNILDTPGYADFVGELRAGLRAADAALFVVSASDGVDGSTRMVWEECQAVGMPRAIVITHLEAARADFEEMTRVCAEAFGADDPDAVLPLYLPLRGPEGPDGHAPVTGLVGLLSQKLFDYSPGERKESEPGPDQLPDIDEARNRLIEGIIAESEDETLMDRYLGGEKVDVKTLIEDLERAVARGTFFPVLAAAPAAEGARQGLGTVELLELITGGFPTPFEHPMPGVTTIDGKPRELKACDTSGPLVAEVVKTASDPYVGRISLVRVFSGTLRPDETVHVSGHGLADRGHEDHDVDERIGALSMPFGKQQRPVTHAVAGDLVCVAKLGRAETGDTLSPKDDPLLMEPWQMPDPLLPLAIQAHSKADEDKLSQGLSRLVAEDPTMRLEQNQDTHQVVLWCLGEAHADVALERLRSRYGVQVDVVPHKVSLRETFADKAAGRGRHVKQSGGHGQYAICEIEVEPLPGGSGIEFVDKVVGGAVPRQFIPSVEKGVRAQAAKGVVAGYPLVDVRITLLDGKAHSVDSSDAAFQTAGALALREAAAETRIHLLEPVAEVSVLVADDYVGAVMSDLSSRRGRVLGTEQVGSGRTLVRAEVPEFEIGRYAIDLRSLSHGTARFSRAYARHEPMPPQIAERIREQAGETP from the coding sequence ATGGGCGAAAAGACACAGACACACCCTGGGGCCGCCGGCAGGGCAGTGGCGGCCGACCACCCCGCGTCCGTACGGAATGTGGTGCTGGTCGGCCACTCCGGTTCGGGCAAGACGACATTGGTGGAGGCCCTCGCGCTGACCGCGGGGGCCGTGAACCGGGCGGGCCGGGTGGAGGACGGCGGCACGGTCTCCGACTACGACGACATCGAGCACCGGCAGCAACGCTCGGTACAGCTCTCCCTGGCGCCGGTGGAATGGGACGGCATCAAGGTCAACATCCTCGACACCCCCGGATACGCCGACTTCGTCGGAGAACTCAGGGCCGGTCTGCGCGCGGCGGACGCGGCCCTCTTCGTCGTCTCGGCCTCGGACGGGGTGGACGGCTCGACCCGCATGGTGTGGGAGGAGTGCCAGGCCGTCGGCATGCCCCGCGCGATCGTGATCACACACCTGGAGGCCGCGCGCGCGGACTTCGAGGAGATGACCCGGGTGTGCGCCGAGGCCTTCGGCGCCGACGACCCCGACGCCGTGCTGCCGCTCTATCTGCCGCTGCGCGGGCCGGAGGGCCCCGACGGGCACGCGCCCGTGACGGGTCTGGTCGGGCTGCTGTCGCAGAAGCTGTTCGACTACTCCCCCGGGGAGCGCAAGGAGTCCGAACCCGGCCCCGACCAGCTGCCGGACATCGACGAGGCCCGCAACCGGCTCATCGAGGGGATCATCGCCGAGAGCGAGGACGAGACCCTCATGGACCGCTATCTGGGCGGCGAGAAGGTCGATGTGAAGACGCTGATCGAGGACCTGGAGCGAGCCGTCGCGCGCGGCACGTTCTTCCCCGTTCTGGCGGCCGCCCCCGCCGCGGAAGGCGCCAGACAGGGCCTCGGCACGGTGGAGCTGCTGGAGCTGATCACCGGCGGGTTCCCGACCCCCTTCGAGCACCCCATGCCCGGGGTCACCACGATCGACGGCAAGCCGCGTGAGCTGAAGGCGTGCGACACGAGCGGGCCGCTGGTCGCCGAGGTCGTCAAGACGGCCTCCGACCCCTACGTCGGCCGTATCTCGCTCGTCCGCGTCTTCTCCGGCACGCTGCGCCCCGACGAGACGGTGCACGTGTCGGGGCACGGCCTGGCCGACCGCGGGCACGAGGATCACGACGTCGACGAGCGGATCGGCGCGCTGTCCATGCCCTTCGGCAAGCAGCAGCGCCCGGTGACGCACGCCGTCGCGGGCGACCTGGTGTGCGTGGCCAAGCTGGGCCGCGCCGAGACCGGTGACACGCTCTCGCCCAAGGACGACCCGCTGCTGATGGAGCCCTGGCAGATGCCGGACCCGCTGCTGCCGCTGGCCATCCAGGCGCACAGCAAGGCCGACGAGGACAAGCTCTCCCAGGGGCTCTCCCGCCTGGTCGCCGAGGACCCGACCATGCGTCTGGAGCAGAACCAGGACACCCACCAGGTGGTTCTGTGGTGCCTGGGCGAGGCTCACGCGGACGTCGCCCTGGAGCGGCTGCGCAGCCGGTACGGCGTCCAGGTCGACGTCGTCCCGCACAAGGTCTCCCTCCGGGAGACGTTCGCCGACAAGGCGGCCGGGCGCGGCCGGCACGTCAAGCAGTCCGGCGGGCACGGGCAGTACGCCATCTGCGAGATCGAGGTGGAGCCGCTGCCGGGCGGCTCGGGCATCGAGTTCGTGGACAAGGTGGTGGGCGGCGCCGTACCGCGCCAGTTCATCCCGTCCGTGGAGAAGGGTGTACGGGCACAGGCCGCGAAGGGAGTCGTGGCCGGCTATCCGCTCGTGGACGTGCGGATCACGCTGCTGGACGGCAAGGCGCACTCGGTGGACTCCTCCGACGCCGCCTTCCAGACGGCGGGCGCACTCGCCCTGCGCGAGGCCGCGGCCGAGACACGGATCCATCTGCTGGAACCGGTGGCCGAGGTGTCCGTGCTGGTCGCCGACGACTACGTGGGCGCGGTGATGAGTGACCTGTCGAGCCGGCGCGGCCGGGTGCTCGGCACCGAACAGGTGGGCTCGGGACGAACCCTGGTCCGCGCCGAGGTGCCCGAGTTCGAGATCGGCCGCTATGCGATCGACCTGCGCTCCCTGTCCCACGGCACCGCCCGGTTCAGCCGCGCGTACGCGCGGCACGAGCCGATGCCGCCGCAGATCGCCGAGCGGATCCGCGAACAGGCGGGCGAGACGCCGTAG
- a CDS encoding phosphatidylinositol mannoside acyltransferase: protein MSTAERLTDGLYGLGWSTVKKLPEPAAVRLGQTIADLAWKRRGKGVLRLEANYARVVPGATPERLAELSRAGMRSYLRYWMESFRLPAWSAERVRTGFECKDAHHLTDGIASPRGVILALPHMANYDLAGAWVTTKLETPFTTVAERLRPETLYDRFVAYRESLGMEVLPHSGGSAFGTLARRLRDGGLVCLVADRDLSASGIEVDFFGERTRMPAGPALLAQQTGALLLPVTLWYDDSPVMRGQVHAPIEVPESGTRAERTSVMTQALADTFASGIADHPEDWHMLQRLWLADLDPAKGPS, encoded by the coding sequence GTGAGCACCGCCGAACGGCTCACCGACGGGCTGTACGGGCTCGGCTGGAGCACCGTCAAGAAGCTTCCGGAACCCGCCGCGGTCCGGCTCGGGCAGACCATCGCCGACCTCGCGTGGAAGCGCCGCGGCAAGGGCGTGCTGCGCCTGGAGGCGAACTACGCGCGCGTGGTGCCGGGCGCCACGCCCGAGCGCCTCGCCGAGCTCTCCCGCGCGGGCATGCGCTCGTATCTGCGCTACTGGATGGAGTCCTTCCGGCTGCCCGCCTGGAGCGCCGAGCGCGTCAGGACGGGCTTCGAGTGCAAGGACGCGCACCACCTGACCGACGGCATCGCCTCCCCGCGCGGCGTGATCCTCGCACTGCCGCACATGGCCAACTACGACCTGGCCGGCGCCTGGGTCACCACCAAGCTGGAGACGCCGTTCACCACGGTCGCCGAGCGGCTCAGGCCCGAGACGCTCTACGACCGCTTCGTCGCCTACCGCGAGAGCCTCGGCATGGAGGTCCTGCCGCACAGCGGCGGCTCCGCCTTCGGCACCCTGGCCCGGCGGCTGCGCGACGGCGGCCTGGTCTGCCTGGTCGCCGACCGCGACCTGTCCGCCTCCGGCATCGAGGTCGACTTCTTCGGCGAGCGGACCCGGATGCCGGCGGGCCCGGCCCTGCTGGCCCAGCAGACCGGCGCCCTGCTGCTGCCCGTCACGCTCTGGTACGACGACTCACCGGTCATGCGGGGGCAGGTGCATGCTCCGATCGAGGTACCGGAGTCAGGTACCCGGGCCGAGAGGACGTCTGTGATGACACAGGCACTGGCCGACACCTTCGCCTCCGGGATCGCCGACCATCCCGAGGACTGGCACATGCTCCAGCGCCTGTGGCTCGCCGACCTCGACCCCGCGAAGGGACCCTCGTGA
- the pdxS gene encoding pyridoxal 5'-phosphate synthase lyase subunit PdxS, giving the protein MSTIENQAPETGTARVKRGMAEQLKGGVIMDVVTPEQAKIAEDAGAVAVMALERVPADIRKDGGVARMSDPDMIEGIIDAVSIPVMAKSRIGHFVEAQVLQSLGVDYIDESEVLTPADEVNHSDKWAFTTPFVCGATNLGEALRRIAEGAAMIRSKGEAGTGNVVEAVRHLRQIKNEIARLRGFDNHELYAAAKELRAPYELVKEVAELGKLPVVLFSAGGVATPADAALMRQLGAEGVFVGSGIFKSGDPAKRAAAIVKATTFYDDPKIIADASRNLGEAMVGINCDTLPEAERYANRGW; this is encoded by the coding sequence GTGTCCACCATCGAGAACCAGGCTCCCGAGACCGGCACCGCGCGCGTGAAGCGCGGCATGGCCGAGCAGCTCAAGGGCGGCGTGATCATGGACGTCGTCACGCCGGAGCAGGCGAAGATCGCCGAGGACGCGGGCGCCGTCGCGGTCATGGCCCTGGAGCGGGTCCCGGCCGACATCCGCAAGGACGGCGGCGTGGCCCGCATGTCCGACCCGGACATGATCGAGGGCATCATCGACGCCGTCTCCATCCCGGTCATGGCGAAGTCCCGCATCGGCCACTTCGTCGAGGCCCAGGTCCTGCAGTCCCTCGGCGTGGACTACATCGACGAGTCCGAGGTCCTCACCCCCGCCGACGAGGTCAACCACTCCGACAAGTGGGCCTTCACCACCCCCTTCGTCTGCGGTGCCACCAACCTGGGCGAGGCCCTGCGCCGCATCGCCGAGGGCGCGGCCATGATCCGCTCCAAGGGCGAGGCCGGCACCGGCAACGTCGTCGAGGCGGTCCGCCACCTGCGCCAGATCAAGAACGAGATCGCCAGGCTGCGCGGCTTCGACAACCACGAGCTGTACGCCGCCGCCAAGGAGCTGCGCGCCCCGTACGAGCTGGTCAAGGAGGTCGCCGAGCTGGGCAAGCTCCCGGTGGTCCTCTTCTCCGCCGGTGGCGTGGCCACCCCGGCCGACGCCGCGCTCATGCGCCAGCTCGGCGCCGAGGGCGTCTTCGTCGGCTCCGGCATCTTCAAGTCCGGCGACCCGGCCAAGCGCGCCGCCGCCATCGTGAAGGCCACCACCTTCTACGACGACCCGAAGATCATCGCGGACGCGTCCCGCAACCTGGGCGAGGCCATGGTCGGCATCAACTGCGACACCCTCCCCGAGGCCGAGCGCTACGCGAACCGCGGCTGGTAA
- a CDS encoding DUF4365 domain-containing protein, with protein sequence MAIAQPERGGLLPERTGPLRGTLATTACMETLQVGYLHAVAAAAGCSLSQPFPDNGIDWHVSHSAPGHTVDDEVTIKVQLKCTYQVPPNPPGRFFSFTLDNDHLRKLARTPVSVHKILVVMLVPRSQDDWLRASHDRLDLRHCCYWVNLAGHPVTGRHRTTVRIPTSRIFDDRALCEIMTRVGTGGRP encoded by the coding sequence ATGGCCATAGCGCAGCCCGAGCGGGGCGGGCTGCTGCCCGAACGCACGGGCCCCCTTCGCGGAACGCTCGCCACCACCGCCTGCATGGAGACACTGCAGGTCGGATATCTGCACGCGGTCGCCGCCGCGGCGGGATGCTCGCTGTCCCAGCCCTTTCCGGACAACGGCATCGACTGGCACGTCAGCCACAGCGCGCCCGGACACACGGTCGACGACGAAGTCACCATCAAGGTGCAGCTGAAATGCACCTACCAGGTCCCGCCGAACCCCCCGGGCCGCTTCTTCTCCTTCACGCTCGACAACGACCACCTGCGCAAGCTCGCCCGCACACCCGTCTCGGTGCACAAGATCCTCGTCGTCATGCTCGTCCCGCGCTCCCAGGACGACTGGCTGCGCGCCAGCCACGACCGGCTCGACCTCAGGCACTGCTGCTACTGGGTCAACCTGGCCGGTCATCCGGTCACCGGCCGGCACCGGACCACCGTGCGGATACCGACCTCGCGCATCTTCGACGACCGGGCGCTGTGCGAGATCATGACGCGGGTCGGGACCGGAGGCAGGCCATGA
- the thrS gene encoding threonine--tRNA ligase codes for MSDVRVIIQRDSEREERVVTTGTTAAELFAGERSIIAARVGGELKDLTYEVGDGETVEGVEISSEDGLNILRHSTAHVLAQAVQELFPEAKLGIGPPVKDGFYYDFDVEKPFTPEDLKAIEKKMQEIQKRGQKFARRVVTDEAAREELAAEPYKLELIGLKGSASSDDGADVEVGAGELTIYDNLDAKTGDLCWKDLCRGPHLPSTRLIPAFKLMRNAAAYWRGSEKNPMLQRIYGTAWPSKDELKGYLDFLAEAEKRDHRKLGNELDLFSIPEQIGSGLAVFHPKGGIVRRVMEDYSRRRHEEEGYEFVYTPHATKGKLFETSGHLDWYAEGMYPPMQLDEGVDYYLKPMNCPMHNLIFDARGRSYRELPLRLFEFGTVYRYEKSGVVHGLTRARGFTQDDAHIYCTREQMSEELDKTLTFVLGLLRDYGLTDFYLELSTKDPEKFVGSDEVWEEATETLRQVAEKQGLPLVPDPGGAAFYGPKISVQAKDAIGRTWQMSTIQLDFNLPERFDLEYTGPDGSKQRPVMIHRALFGSIERFFAVLLEHYAGAFPAWLAPVQAVGIPIGDAHVEYLEKFAAAARRKGLRVEVDSSSDRMQKKIRNAQKQKVPFMVIAGDEDMSNGSVSFRYRDGSQENGIPFDEAIAKIAKVVEDRTQV; via the coding sequence GTGTCAGACGTCCGTGTGATCATCCAACGCGATTCCGAGCGGGAAGAACGCGTGGTGACGACGGGCACTACGGCCGCCGAGCTCTTCGCCGGCGAGCGCTCGATCATCGCCGCGCGTGTCGGGGGCGAGCTGAAGGACCTCACCTACGAGGTCGGGGACGGCGAGACCGTCGAGGGCGTCGAGATCTCCTCCGAGGACGGTCTGAACATCCTGCGCCACTCCACCGCGCACGTCCTGGCGCAGGCCGTGCAGGAGCTGTTCCCCGAGGCCAAGCTGGGCATCGGCCCTCCGGTCAAGGACGGCTTCTACTACGACTTCGACGTCGAGAAGCCGTTCACGCCCGAGGATCTCAAGGCCATCGAGAAGAAGATGCAGGAGATCCAGAAGCGGGGGCAGAAGTTCGCCCGCCGCGTCGTCACCGACGAGGCCGCCCGTGAGGAGCTGGCCGCCGAGCCGTACAAGCTGGAGCTGATCGGCCTCAAGGGCTCCGCCTCCTCCGACGACGGCGCGGACGTCGAGGTCGGCGCCGGCGAGCTGACGATCTACGACAACCTGGACGCCAAGACCGGCGACCTGTGCTGGAAGGACCTGTGCCGTGGTCCCCACCTGCCCTCGACCCGTCTGATCCCCGCGTTCAAGCTGATGCGCAACGCGGCCGCCTACTGGCGCGGCAGCGAGAAGAACCCGATGCTCCAGCGCATCTACGGCACCGCCTGGCCGTCCAAGGACGAGCTGAAGGGGTACCTGGACTTCCTCGCCGAGGCCGAGAAGCGCGACCACCGCAAGCTCGGCAACGAGCTGGACCTCTTCTCGATCCCCGAGCAGATCGGCTCCGGCCTCGCCGTCTTCCACCCCAAGGGCGGCATCGTCCGCCGTGTGATGGAGGACTACTCGCGCCGCCGGCACGAGGAAGAGGGCTACGAGTTCGTCTACACCCCGCACGCGACCAAGGGGAAGCTCTTCGAGACCTCGGGCCACCTGGACTGGTACGCCGAGGGCATGTACCCGCCCATGCAGCTCGACGAGGGCGTGGACTACTACCTCAAGCCCATGAACTGCCCGATGCACAACCTGATCTTCGACGCGCGCGGCCGCTCCTACCGTGAACTGCCGCTGCGCCTGTTCGAGTTCGGCACCGTGTACCGGTACGAGAAGTCCGGCGTCGTGCACGGCCTGACCCGCGCCCGCGGCTTCACCCAGGACGACGCGCACATCTACTGCACCCGTGAGCAGATGTCCGAGGAGCTGGACAAGACGCTCACCTTCGTCCTCGGCCTGCTGCGCGACTACGGCCTGACCGACTTCTACCTGGAGCTGTCCACCAAGGACCCGGAGAAGTTCGTCGGCTCCGACGAGGTCTGGGAGGAGGCGACCGAGACGCTGCGCCAGGTCGCCGAGAAGCAGGGCCTGCCCCTCGTGCCCGACCCGGGCGGCGCCGCCTTCTACGGCCCGAAGATCTCCGTCCAGGCCAAGGACGCGATCGGCCGCACCTGGCAGATGTCGACCATCCAGCTCGACTTCAACCTGCCCGAGCGCTTCGATCTGGAGTACACCGGCCCCGACGGCTCGAAGCAGCGCCCGGTGATGATCCACCGCGCCCTGTTCGGCTCGATCGAGCGCTTCTTCGCGGTGCTCCTGGAGCACTACGCGGGCGCCTTCCCGGCGTGGCTCGCCCCCGTCCAGGCGGTCGGCATCCCGATCGGTGACGCGCACGTCGAGTACCTGGAGAAGTTCGCCGCGGCGGCCAGGAGGAAGGGCCTGCGCGTCGAGGTCGACTCCTCCTCGGACCGCATGCAGAAGAAGATCCGCAACGCCCAGAAGCAGAAGGTGCCCTTCATGGTCATCGCGGGCGACGAGGACATGTCGAACGGCTCGGTGTCCTTCCGCTACCGCGACGGCTCCCAGGAGAACGGCATCCCGTTCGACGAGGCCATCGCGAAGATCGCGAAGGTCGTGGAGGACCGGACCCAGGTCTGA
- a CDS encoding SRPBCC family protein → MDWSRYRFRSLWSLPAPPATVYAVLERPEDYPRWWPQVRAVTRLDDTTGVLTIRSVLPYEMSFTARTTRHDPAAGILEVALSGDIDGWARWTVTAGGAGTLARFDQVVDVGKPLLRRLAVPGRPLFRANHRLMMAAGRRGLLRHLETV, encoded by the coding sequence ATGGACTGGTCCCGCTACCGCTTCCGCAGCCTGTGGTCCCTGCCCGCCCCGCCGGCCACCGTGTACGCGGTGCTGGAGCGGCCCGAGGACTATCCCCGCTGGTGGCCGCAGGTACGGGCGGTGACCCGGCTCGACGACACCACCGGCGTCCTCACCATCCGCTCCGTCCTGCCGTACGAGATGAGCTTCACCGCCCGTACGACGCGCCACGACCCGGCCGCGGGCATCCTGGAGGTCGCCCTGTCCGGAGACATCGACGGCTGGGCCCGCTGGACGGTGACGGCCGGCGGAGCGGGCACGCTGGCCCGCTTCGACCAGGTCGTCGACGTCGGCAAACCCCTGCTGCGGCGGCTGGCCGTACCGGGACGGCCGCTCTTTCGCGCCAACCACCGGCTGATGATGGCCGCCGGGCGGCGCGGACTGCTGCGGCACCTCGAAACGGTTTGA
- a CDS encoding HIT family protein, which translates to MLHCMTSEPEQQIGVGTQDAFQRLWTPHRMAYIQGENKPSGPGADDGCPFCSIPAKSDEDGLIVRRGEHVYAVLNLYPYNGGHLMTVPYRHVADYTDLTGPETAELAELTKQAMTALRTASGAHGFNIGMNQGTVAGAGIAAHLHQHIVPRWGGDTNFMPVVGHTKVLPQLLADTRKMLAEAWPAS; encoded by the coding sequence ATGCTGCATTGCATGACGAGTGAGCCGGAGCAGCAGATCGGAGTGGGGACGCAGGACGCGTTCCAGCGCCTGTGGACACCCCACCGGATGGCCTACATCCAGGGCGAGAACAAGCCGAGCGGCCCGGGAGCCGACGACGGCTGCCCCTTCTGCTCGATCCCGGCCAAGTCCGACGAGGACGGCCTGATAGTCCGCCGCGGCGAGCACGTCTACGCCGTGCTCAACCTCTACCCCTACAACGGCGGCCATCTGATGACCGTGCCCTACCGGCACGTGGCCGACTACACCGATCTGACCGGGCCGGAGACCGCCGAGCTCGCCGAGCTGACCAAGCAGGCGATGACCGCCCTGCGCACCGCCTCCGGCGCGCACGGCTTCAACATCGGCATGAACCAGGGCACGGTGGCCGGCGCCGGCATCGCGGCCCATCTGCACCAGCACATCGTCCCGCGCTGGGGCGGCGACACGAACTTCATGCCCGTGGTCGGCCACACGAAGGTGCTGCCGCAACTGCTGGCCGACACGAGAAAGATGCTGGCCGAGGCGTGGCCCGCGAGCTGA